GCCGCGGAAGCACAGGAACACCTCGGCGGTGAAGTGCAGGTGCAGGTTGTTCACCACACCGTTGGGCATCGCGGCCGCGCCGATGTTGTAGCCGTGCGGCTCGCGGAGGTTGATGACCTGCTTGGAGTTCTGCGACACCCCCGGCCCGATCATCGCGTAGTTCTCCTTGCGCTCCGAGCCCGGCGTGCGGCAGTCGATGAACGCCTGGTCGCAGGACACGAAATCGCTGCGCCGGATCGTCCTGCGCGCGATCTCGTCCTCGTTGACCCGTACCGGTCCCTGCTGCATCCGTGCACCTCCGCATTTGATGACTACGTATGCATTACAGCATCGGGCCCGTTGCCGGTCAATGAGCCCCGCAGGTGAAAGCACTCCCCGAACCGTCCAGATCATCCCGCGCGCACCCGACTAGAATCCGTATACCGGGAGGTCGAATGTCGATCACGAGTCATGATGTCGCCAGGTTCGCCGGGGTATCGCAAGCCACGGTCTCGCGCGCCCTGCGCGGAGACCCGCGAGTGTCCGAGGCGACGCAACAACGCGTCCGCAACGCCGCCGACGCGCTCAACTACGTGCCCAGCGAAGCAGGCCGCAGCCTCTCCACCCGCTCCACGCGCCGAATCGGCGTGCTGGTCAGCGACCTGGCCAACCCGTTCTACCCCTACCTCGTCGGCCCGCTGCACGACGAACTCGAACAACGCGGCTACCGCATGATGCTGCTGACCGAACGCTCCGACGACGCCCTCGCCACCGAACGGCTGCTCGACCACTCCATCGACGGCGCAGTGCTCACCACCGCCACCACCGGCTCCGCACTGCCCGACGCCCTGCGGCGCAAACAAGTCCCCTTCGTGTTCCTCAACCGCATCGACGGACGCGACGGCGCCGACTCCGCCGTCGTCGACAACGAACGCGGCGGCCGCATCGTCGCCGCCGAACTCGCCGAACTGGGACACCGCACCGTCGCCCTGCTAGGCGGCTCCACCGACACCAGCTCCGGACGCGACCGCGAACACGGCTTCGTCAGCGGACTCGCCGACGCCGGCATCACCCTGCCCGCCGCCCGCATCCGCCGCGGACCCTACGACTTCGACACCGGCTACCGAGGACTCACCGAACTCCTCGACGCCGACCCCGACCTCACCGCCGTGTTCTGCGGCAACGACGTCGTCGCCATCGGCGCCTACAACGCCGCGCTGCGCGAAGGACTCCGCATCCCCGACGACCTCACCTTGATCGGCTTCGACGACCTGCCGATGGCCTCCTGGGAAGCGTTCTCGCTCACCACGATCCGCTACGACCTCCCCGAAATGGCCAGAGCCGCCGCCCGCCTGCTCGTCGAGCGGCTCACCGGCGAGACCGACCGATCCGCCCGCCAAGTCGCCTTCACCCCGGAACTCGTGCGCCGCGGCACCCACGCACCACCCACCCTGCGCCGAGCCTGGCGGGTCTGACCGCACCACCCACCCCGGACAGCACTCGGCGGCCCCCTCGCCAGGGCCCTCCCGCCTGCGGCACAGCCACAACCAAGCACGACCCCGCGGCGAGGAAGCCGCCGAACGCACACCCGGCCTACCGGCCGGACCCGACCAGCTCCTCCTTGGCGAACTTGTCCGCACCGAGATCGCTGCGGTAGGTCTCCTTCATGAACACCGTGATCACCACCAGCGCCAGCACCGCCGCCACCGCCAAGTACGCCCACACCGCGTAGATCGTGCCGAACGTGCTCACCAGCAACGCCGCGACGAACGGCGTCACCCCCATGAACACCGAGAAAGAACTGTTGTACGCGATGGCGCTCGCGCTGAACCGCGTCCGCGTCGCGAACAGCTCCGCCGAACACGTCGTCACGATCCCGGTCAGGAAGAACTCCGGAATGATGTAGACCAGCTGACTCCACACCGCCGACGCGAAACTGCCCTGCTCACCGATCGCGAACGCCACCGGCACCAGCACGATGCACGCGAGGGCACCGGTGATCAGCATCGGCTTGCGCCCGATCCGGTCCGAGAGCCTGCCCGCCAACGGCAGCAGCGGCATCAGCACCGCCACCGAGATCAAGTTCGACAGCAACGCCTGCGACCTCGTCAGTCCGAGCTCGCTGACCAGGTACTCCGGGTAGTACGTCACCCAGGTGTAGGACAAGATCGCCAACATGATCGACGCACCGCAGAACACCAGGATCGGCCGCCACTGCTCCCGCAGCGCCTCCCGCACCGGCGCCTTCACGATCTTCGTGCCGCCCTCGGTCTCCCGCATGAACTCCGGGGTCTCCTCGATCCGGCTGCGCAGCCACAACCCGACCGCCGACAGCGGCAGCACCGCCAAGAACGGAATCCGCCAACCCCACGACTCCAACTGCGCCGGGTCGAACACCGCACTCGTCAACGCCGCCACACCCGCACCGCACAAGATGCCCAGGAAGCAGCTGTTCGACGCGTACGACGTGTAGTAAGCGCGCTGGTTCGGCCGCGCCCACTCCACGATGAACGCGACCGCACCCACGTACTCGCCACCCGAGATCATCCCCTGGAACGTCCGGATCACCACGAGCAGCAGCGGAGCCAAGAACCCGACCTGCTGGTACGTCGGCAGCGCACCGATCAGGGCCGTCGACACGCCCATCATGATGATGGTCCACAGCAAGGCCTTCTTGCGCCCCACCCGGTCACCCCACCGCCCGACGAGCGTGCCTCCCAACGGGCGGAACACGCACGCCACGGCCAGCACCGCATACGTGCTCATCACCGCCGCCGCGCTGTTGCCGCCCGGGAAGAACGACGAAGCCAGCATCGGCGCCATGTAGCCGTAGAGGCCGTAGTCGAACTGCTCGACGAAGTTCCCGACACCGCCGGCGTAGACCGCCCGGCGGATCTTCTTCTTCGTCGTCTGCTCCGGTTCCGCCGCAGCGGCAGGAGCGGGTGATCCCGGTACTCCGATGGACATGGGCATCTCCAGTGGTCGCGGCCCCAGTGCACGCTTATGCATACGTATGAAGGTTGTCGGAGGCTAGCTTCCGCCACCAAGGGCGTCAAGAAGCACCGACCACCGACCGACCCACCACGCCACGACACCGAGCACGCGGAAAAGCGCAGCCTGCGTCCACCGTGCGCACCAGCGCAAGGCCCGAAACCCACCAAGCCGTGGGCGACCCGCGACACGGGCCGCCCACGCACCGCTCAGCCCTGCAAGTCCAAGATCGCGTAACCGAACCCCGGCACCGTGATCACCTCACCCTCCACCCGCACACCGCTGTCCTCGACCGGACGAGCCCCGGCCAACCGCTCATCGGCCACCGTCACCGCCGCCTCCTCCCGCCGCGGATTCGCGGTGACCAGGAAACGACCACCGCGCAGGTACGTCAGCGGATAACCGTCGGAGAACACCTCCACACCGGCCTGCGTGCCGAGCTCCGGATGCTGCTTGCGCAACGCCAGCAGCCGCCGCACGAAGTGCAGCAACGAACCAGGATCGTCCCGCTGCGCCTGCACGTTCGGCCGATCCTCGGACGGATCGATCGGGATGTAGAGGTCCTCGGCCGCAGCGCTGGAGAACCCGGCGTTCGGACCGTCGTTCCACTGCATCGGCGTGCGGTTGCGCTGACGACCCGCACTGCCCTCGACCTCCGGGAGGTCCTCGATCATCCGCATCCCGATCTCCTCGCCGTAGTACAGCGAAGGCACCGTCGGCCAGGTCAGCAGGAACGCGAACGCGACGGGCAGCTCCTCCGGCGTGCGCACCCCGTCGTTGAGCCGGTTCGCGCTGTCGTGGTTGGCCGTCGGCAGCATGATGCGCCCCGGCCCGATCTTCTCCGTCGCCGTCGTGAAGGCGTCCACGAAGATCTTCGCCGTCCCGGTGCCCTCAGCACCGAAGAACGGGTTCTCGTGCCACAACGACTTCCACGGCGCCCCATCACCAGGACCGTTGACCGGCAGGTAGAAGTCCGCGTCGAAACCGGCCGGCACCGACGTCTCCGGGTCGCCCCACTCGGAGATGAGCACCGCCTCCGGGTGGCTCTGCGCGACCCGCTCGCGCAGCTCGCCCCACAACCTGCTCGTCTCCACCCAGCCCGGGTCGTCCTTGACCAGCGTGGCCGCCAGATCGCACCGGAACCCCGAGATGCCCAGCCGCAGCCAGTGGTCCATCACCTGGAAGATCGCCTCGCGGTTGCGCCGCGGCCCCTCGTCGTCGACGCCCTGGCGCCACGGCTCCGCCGGATCCATCCGCGCGTAGCCGTAGTTGATCGCCGGCTGGGTGTCGTAGTAGTTCTTGCGGAACGCGCCCTGGCGCGGACCGGGGGAGGCCACGAACTCCTCCGGCAGCGAACCGTCCTCCGGCAGCTGCTCCGGCGTCGCCCAGATGTAGTTGTGGTCCTGGTCGTTCTGCAACGAATCCAAGAACCACGGGTGCTGGTCGGAGGTGTGGCCCGCGACCAGGTCGAACAGCACCCGCATGCCGCGCCGGCCCGCCTGCTCCACCAGCTCCGCCACGTCCTGCTCGTCGCCGTAGCGCGGGTGCACGCCCGTGTAGTCGGAGATGTCGTAGCCCGCATCGGTCAGCGGCGACGGGAACACCGGGTTCACCCAGATCGCGCCGACACCCAGCCACTGCAGGTGGTCCAGGTGCTCGATGATGCCGCGCAGGTCGCCGATGCCGTTGCCGTCGGTGTCGGCGAAGCTCTGCGGGTAGAGCTGGTAGAGCACCGAGTCGGCCAGCCACGAGGGCGTGCCCCCGGCCGCGGACGCTCCCGGCGCGCCGAGCACGGAGGGCGCGAACGCCACCCCCGTCAGCGCCGCACCCGTCCCGAGCATGAACGATCGCCTGGACACCACCATGTGACCCACTCCCGCCGATCAGCAGTTGACTACGTATGCAGAGTGGATCAATGTACGCATTCCGCGGCCGGAGCGGAACACGCGGCGCGAAGTCCGTCCCACCGATCCGCACCGGCTCCGCCGCGCGGAGCAACGCCGCTGGGGGAGCAGGACCATGCTTCCCCACGCGGACCACCCCGGAAGGGGCTTGTCCGGAACTCGAAACGGCCCGGCTCAGTCCTGGGCGAGAACGGCGGCCAGCAGCCCGGGGAAGCGCTGCTCGAACTCCGGGCGCAGCGAATGCCAGCAGCGGGTGCCTTCCGGCCGGATGAAAACCACGCCGGCGCCGCGCAGCGTCGTGAAGTGGTGGCTCAACGTCGACTGCGAGACCTGCACCTCGAACTGCGCTCCCTGGTGCTCCTCGCCGTCGCTGAGCCCGCGCACGATCGCGAGCCGGACGGGATCGCCCAGCGCGGACAGGGCCTTGGCCAGCGGGACGTCGTCGAGTTTCGGGTGGTCGAGTCGGCGCACGCCGAGAAGTGTAGCGTTCATCTATGTTCGACGTTCATCGATGAAAGTAGGCCGTTGATGCTCTTGCTCACGGGAGCCACCGGAACCATCGGCGGAGCCCTCGCCCGCCTGCTCGCCGACCACGACGTGCCGTTCCGCGCCCTGGTGCGCCGCGAAGGCGTCACCATCCCCGGAGCCGACGTCGTCCTCGGCGACCTCGACGACCCCGCGACCCTGCCCGCGGCGTTCGACGGCGTCGACCAGCTCTTCCTCAACACCGCCGGGCCCTACCCGGAGGAGGAGCCGGTCATCGCCCAGCAGCGCGCCGCGATCGACGCCGCCGCGGCCGCCGGGGTCGAACACGTCGTGAAGATCTCCGCGGTGGGCACGCGGACCGGCGGCCCCATGCCGTTCGGCACCCACGCCACGATCGAAGCCCACCTCGCGAACTCCGGGCTCGCCGCGACAGTGCTGCGGCCCAACACCGTCATGCAGAACCTCGTGCGCGGGATCTCGAGCGTCACCCCCGAAGGCCGGTTCTTCGAACCCTTCGGCGGGAAGATCGCTCACGTCGACGCCCGCGACGTCGCCGACAGCGCCTTCGCGGTGCTCACCGGCGCGGCGCCCAGGGGAGGGGCGCACGACCTCACCGGCCCTGAGGCGCTGACCGCGCCGGAACTGGCCGCCGTGCTCTCGACGACCCTGGACCGCGAGATCGAGCTCGTGCAGCCCGGACTCGACGAGCTCGCGCCGATCATGATCGGCCGGAGTCGTACGTGCGGCACTTCGTCGAGCTCGCGGGACTCGTGACCGAGGGCGCGCTCGCTCAGGTCACCACCTCGGTCGCCGACCTCACCGGGAAACCGCCGCGGTCGATCGAGGCGTTCCTCGCCGAGCACCGCGAGCAGCTGCTGGCCCCGGTGAAGTCGTACTTCGAGGTGTAGGCGCGGGGAGGGGAAGCGCGGCCTGATCTCCATTACTTGACATAATGTAGATTATCGGCACTTCGTCGACCTGGGGTCATCGGGGCGAGAGGGGCTGAAATCCGCCTGTCGGCCGCACCGGACGACCGTTCCGACGACGGCCGTCCGGCAGGGCTCGGGCGACCGTCGAGGCGCCGGCGCCGGCTCGGCTGCGGCGTGCCGTTCGTCCGCGACGGCGGGCGCCGCGGCGGACGTCGTGCGAGCCGGACCGCCATGGCGCCGGACTGTGAGCGTCGCCGTGAGCGCCCAAGTGCGCCGTCGTGCCGCTCCGGCCCGGATACCCCACTTGACCTGCGCGTCCCCTTGCCCTTCCTATTTCCGTCACAGTGACGTTTCTCTACGTTCGCAGGGGCTGTGGAGCACTGGCGGGCAAGGCGTTCCGGCGCCGCTGAAGATCCACAAGGACGTCGTGGATCAAGGACCGGCGGCGCCGACGAGCCGTCCAAGTGAGCAATCCGGCACCACGGCGTGATCGCGATGCCGAGGCGCGAACGTCGAAGCGCGAAACAGGTGCCGTGGCGATGGAGTACCGGCAGCGGCGAACAGGTCCCCCGGGCGGGAGCCCCTCATCCCCTTCTCCATTTGATGGATAATCAACGTTATCCACCAATCCACATTGATCAACTTTGAGAGGTGTCCGCGCTCGCCGCCCAGGTCGACCACGCCGGGCTCCCCGATCTCCGGCAGCCGGCGAGGCCGCCATCGCCAGCACTCCTCGCCCGCCCAGACCGCCTTTCCCAGCCCCGACGGTCGCCCTGACAGCTCTTCGCCGCCTCCGCTCCCCTCTCCCCGACCTCCGCCCGGCTCTCGCCGGTGTCCCCTGTTCGGGGGTTGGCGTTCCTCGCGCAGGGGGTGTAGCGATCTCGTGGCTCCGGGTACTCCCTCACCAGTCCACTGCAGGGAGGTCGAGGGATGCTGCCCAGGCACGAACGTCGCCGTATCGCGGAGATCGAGAAGGGCCTGAGCTTGCAGGACCCTGATTTCGCCCATCGCCTGCGGGAAGCGGAGCTGCCGGAGAGGTCCCGGCCGGGCGTGCGGGTGGTGCTGGGCATCGTGGCG
This window of the Saccharopolyspora gloriosae genome carries:
- a CDS encoding LacI family DNA-binding transcriptional regulator produces the protein MSITSHDVARFAGVSQATVSRALRGDPRVSEATQQRVRNAADALNYVPSEAGRSLSTRSTRRIGVLVSDLANPFYPYLVGPLHDELEQRGYRMMLLTERSDDALATERLLDHSIDGAVLTTATTGSALPDALRRKQVPFVFLNRIDGRDGADSAVVDNERGGRIVAAELAELGHRTVALLGGSTDTSSGRDREHGFVSGLADAGITLPAARIRRGPYDFDTGYRGLTELLDADPDLTAVFCGNDVVAIGAYNAALREGLRIPDDLTLIGFDDLPMASWEAFSLTTIRYDLPEMARAAARLLVERLTGETDRSARQVAFTPELVRRGTHAPPTLRRAWRV
- a CDS encoding MFS transporter; the encoded protein is MSIGVPGSPAPAAAAEPEQTTKKKIRRAVYAGGVGNFVEQFDYGLYGYMAPMLASSFFPGGNSAAAVMSTYAVLAVACVFRPLGGTLVGRWGDRVGRKKALLWTIIMMGVSTALIGALPTYQQVGFLAPLLLVVIRTFQGMISGGEYVGAVAFIVEWARPNQRAYYTSYASNSCFLGILCGAGVAALTSAVFDPAQLESWGWRIPFLAVLPLSAVGLWLRSRIEETPEFMRETEGGTKIVKAPVREALREQWRPILVFCGASIMLAILSYTWVTYYPEYLVSELGLTRSQALLSNLISVAVLMPLLPLAGRLSDRIGRKPMLITGALACIVLVPVAFAIGEQGSFASAVWSQLVYIIPEFFLTGIVTTCSAELFATRTRFSASAIAYNSSFSVFMGVTPFVAALLVSTFGTIYAVWAYLAVAAVLALVVITVFMKETYRSDLGADKFAKEELVGSGR
- a CDS encoding alpha-amylase family glycosyl hydrolase; the encoded protein is MVVSRRSFMLGTGAALTGVAFAPSVLGAPGASAAGGTPSWLADSVLYQLYPQSFADTDGNGIGDLRGIIEHLDHLQWLGVGAIWVNPVFPSPLTDAGYDISDYTGVHPRYGDEQDVAELVEQAGRRGMRVLFDLVAGHTSDQHPWFLDSLQNDQDHNYIWATPEQLPEDGSLPEEFVASPGPRQGAFRKNYYDTQPAINYGYARMDPAEPWRQGVDDEGPRRNREAIFQVMDHWLRLGISGFRCDLAATLVKDDPGWVETSRLWGELRERVAQSHPEAVLISEWGDPETSVPAGFDADFYLPVNGPGDGAPWKSLWHENPFFGAEGTGTAKIFVDAFTTATEKIGPGRIMLPTANHDSANRLNDGVRTPEELPVAFAFLLTWPTVPSLYYGEEIGMRMIEDLPEVEGSAGRQRNRTPMQWNDGPNAGFSSAAAEDLYIPIDPSEDRPNVQAQRDDPGSLLHFVRRLLALRKQHPELGTQAGVEVFSDGYPLTYLRGGRFLVTANPRREEAAVTVADERLAGARPVEDSGVRVEGEVITVPGFGYAILDLQG
- a CDS encoding metalloregulator ArsR/SmtB family transcription factor, whose protein sequence is MRRLDHPKLDDVPLAKALSALGDPVRLAIVRGLSDGEEHQGAQFEVQVSQSTLSHHFTTLRGAGVVFIRPEGTRCWHSLRPEFEQRFPGLLAAVLAQD
- a CDS encoding NmrA family NAD(P)-binding protein — encoded protein: MLLLTGATGTIGGALARLLADHDVPFRALVRREGVTIPGADVVLGDLDDPATLPAAFDGVDQLFLNTAGPYPEEEPVIAQQRAAIDAAAAAGVEHVVKISAVGTRTGGPMPFGTHATIEAHLANSGLAATVLRPNTVMQNLVRGISSVTPEGRFFEPFGGKIAHVDARDVADSAFAVLTGAAPRGGAHDLTGPEALTAPELAAVLSTTLDREIELVQPGLDELAPIMIGRSRTCGTSSSSRDS
- a CDS encoding DUF3040 domain-containing protein, whose amino-acid sequence is MLPRHERRRIAEIEKGLSLQDPDFAHRLREAELPERSRPGVRVVLGIVAVVVAVLCMLLGEVAGFLLTGLLATLLLAGGGWRLLTA